A DNA window from Naumovozyma dairenensis CBS 421 chromosome 7, complete genome contains the following coding sequences:
- the DCP1 gene encoding Dcp1p (similar to Saccharomyces cerevisiae DCP1 (YOL149W); ancestral locus Anc_3.1): MNGMTMDFYRKALNYNVIGRYDPKIKQLLFHTPHASIYKWDFNKDEWNKLEYQGVLAIYLRDVSNENDILPSPVNYDDTGSMLADASISTISSVPNNNINTNINVSSKENGGTVLSGKDIYNYGLILLNRINPDNFSMGILPNSVVNKRKVFDATGEAQNPLECMGVEVKDDLVIIKNLKHEVYGIWIHTVADRQNIYELIKYLLENEPKDSFA; this comes from the coding sequence atgaatGGAATGACAATGGATTTTTACAGGAAGGCCTTAAATTATAATGTGATAGGTCGATATGATCCCAAGATAAAACAATTACTATTCCATACACCACATGCatcaatatataaatgggattttaataaagatgaatgGAATAAATTAGAATATCAAGGTGTATTGGCTATATATCTTCGTGATGTTTCTAATGAGAATGATATTTTACCATCTCCTGTAAATTATGATGATACAGGTTCAATGCTTGCTGATGCTAGTATCTCAACAATATCTAGTGTcccaaataataatatcaataccaACATCAATGTTAGCAGTAAAGAAAATGGTGGAACAGTCCTAAGTGGgaaagatatatataattatggGTTGATTCTTTTAAATAGAATTAATCctgataatttttctatGGGAATATTGCCAAATAGTGTGGTTAATAAAAGGAAAGTGTTTGATGCCACAGGGGAGGCTCAAAATCCATTAGAATGCATGGGAGTAGAAGTAAAGGATGATTTAGTGATAATTAAGAATCTAAAACATGAAGTTTATGGAATTTGGATTCATACCGTTGCTGATAGacaaaatatttatgaattgattaaatACCTTCTCGAAAATGAACCTAAAGATTCATTTGCATAA
- the YIP5 gene encoding Yip5p (similar to Saccharomyces cerevisiae YIP5 (YGL161C); ancestral locus Anc_8.110) — translation MSQYGTTSSNHNNSNSILDIDDDLEGVDDFLNEPNPFEDPANEINHDNSRGNAVVGATDDQISADGPINNNYNNNNNNNRDGGQEFMSSNSMKNVPLQPTTPPPPLNENSNKVENDVGNQKKLGPGLLNYYSQFFQLNSKQLISRIKFTFKLSISKQMRAGGDDDNVGNVEDLGYDLYSAVWIPATVIMTNFITNGLISMIVDNIIKGIIIVGTREVAKDTREEHFVKLLHSIWIFFGYTFLVPIISWNLFVKNRMASLPVESSSSGLSSSLKKLESVTDLISVYGYSNVFWVPCCIILDIILECESLSHGHKTVSIILKVMEWFIFVGFGGILSLAYIIKVIINDENGAINDKKNYGTFLFSIVLHVGFCYLLKRVIF, via the coding sequence ATGTCACAATACGGTACTACAAGTAGTAATCACAATAATAGTAACTCAATCcttgatattgatgatgatttagaaggggttgatgattttttaaatgaaCCGAATCCATTTGAAGATCCAGCTAATGAAATCAATCACGACAATAGTCGTGGGAATGCAGTAGTAGGGGCGACAGATGATCAAATTAGTGCTGATGGACCAATTAACAACaactataataataataataataataatcgCGATGGTGGTCAGGAGTTTATGTCTTCTAATTCTATGAAAAATGTTCCCTTACAACCAACCacaccaccaccaccactTAATGAAAATAGTAACAAAGTTGAGAATGATGTTGGTAATCAGAAGAAATTGGGACCTGGgttattgaattattattcacaatttttccaattgaatTCTAAGCAATTGATATCAAGGATTAAATTTACTTTTAAATTATCCATATCCAAACAAATGAGAGCGGGTGGTGATGACGACAATGTGGGAAATGTTGAAGATCTTGGATATGATTTATATAGTGCCGTTTGGATACCAGCTACTGTAATCATGACTAATTTCATTACTAATGGgttaatttcaatgattgtagataatataattaaggggattattattgttggGACTAGAGAAGTGGCCAAGGATACAAGAGAGGAACATTTTGTTAAATTACTCCATTCTATTTGGATATTTTTTGGTTATACTTTCCTAGTTCCTATTATTAGTTGGAATCTTTTCGTTAAGAATCGTATGGCATCTTTACCAGTGGAATCATCATCGTCTGGATTATCCTCTAGTCTTAAGAAGTTAGAGTCAGTGACTGATTTAATTTCAGTTTATGGGTATAGTAATGTATTTTGGGTCCCCtgttgtattattttagATATTATACTTGAATGTGAAAGTTTATCTCATGGACACAAGACAGTttcaattattttgaaagttaTGGAATGGTTTATTTTCGTTGGCTTTGGTGgtattttatcattagcTTACATTATaaaagttattattaatgatgaGAATGGAGCaataaatgataagaaaaattatggtacatttttattttcaatagtgTTACATGTTGGATTTTGTTACTTATTGAAAAGGGTTATATTTTAG
- the NDAI0G03640 gene encoding Ty1/Copia family ribonuclease HI: MTWLYNLLEHMGYPLSDNLLMVDNEPAIRLTSHPILHSRTNHIKLRYHKIIEAVEDGVVKMEYINTWIKWLVC; this comes from the coding sequence ATGACGTGGTTATATAACCTTTTAGAACATATGGGATATCCACTCTCAGACAACTTGTTGATGGTAGATAACGAGCCCGCTATAAGGCTAACATCACACCCCATTCTGCACTCTAGGACAAACCATATTAAGTTAAGATATCATAAGATCATAGAAGCTGTTGAAGATGGCGTCGTCAAaatggaatatattaaCACATGGATCAAGTGGCTAGTATGTTAA
- the NDAI0G03630 gene encoding uncharacterized protein — protein MSTFTKITTTILTMDNTDFKISIYVSDYMGPNAVLLGQPFLLPNNIGVINNIYPHLGIFNIDIHYTPPFTNDRKKFTVPLHSTALADTAPSYVTTITTGPPSLSPPSFTEPEICSQQFSIHSTATAQAHAQLSNHCAKIKANFDRRSHVSVPHFKIGDIVLVGAQLRRSNHNSARKSTPSWAGPYIISKVLKHVYHFTELDGTPLRHHFPASFLKLFHSRPGFSPILHFPGGEDSVGTDRIPAISTRSKSNHLRSH, from the coding sequence ATGTCTACCTTTACCAAAATTACTACAACAATTTTAACAATGGATAATACTGACTTTAAAATCTCTATCTATGTTAGCGACTATATGGGACCTAACGCTGTTCTCCTCGGCCAGCCTTTTCTTCTACCAAACAACATTGGGGTTATCAACAACATATATCCACACCTTGGTATTTTTAACATTGATATCCACTACACTCCACCATTTACAAACGACCGCAAAAAGTTCACAGTACCACTTCATAGTACCGCACTTGCTGACACTGCTCCAAGTTATGTGACTACTATTACTACCGGTCCTCCTTCTTTGTCTCCTCCCAGCTTCACTGAACCGGAAATCTGTTCCCAACAGTTCTCTATCCATTCCACAGCTACCGCCCAAGCACACGCTCAACTATCCAATCACTGTGCCAAAATCAAAGCTAATTTTGACCGTCGCAGCCACGTCTCCGTTCCCCACTTTAAAATTGGTGATATTGTCCTCGTCGGAGCTCAACTTCGTCGCTCCAACCACAATAGTGCTAGAAAATCAACCCCCTCTTGGGCTGGACCTTATATCATCTCCAAAGTCCTCAAACACGTCTACCACTTCACAGAACTTGATGGCACCCCCCTTCGTCACCACTTTCCAGCTTCGTTCCtcaaattatttcattCCCGTCCTGGATTCTCCCCCattcttcattttcctGGAGGGGAGGACTCTGTTGGTACTGATCGAATTCCCGCTATTTCGACCCGGTCcaaatcaaatcatttgAGAAGTCATTGA
- the SUT1 gene encoding Sut1p (similar to Saccharomyces cerevisiae SUT1 (YGL162W) and SUT2 (YPR009W); ancestral locus Anc_8.109), whose product MPTSITVNNRDQKLPPLLLPNLDFHFQNQGGSIQLPIHPQSQSQSQSQSQPPQPSTAAIGPPLSAAPASSSSNPNGFVGITDSFFTTVDSRKRSNSNEEKNGLDNLAFLATKRPRLTTFHPNGIANITPPPPSAVPSFPSYNNHSHSHSHSQPQPQPQPQPQHPYPYPHPNHNDNNNNNISTFPVNTHQFQVPPPHNNANNNNNNNNNNNIQFIPLRENNGFGTSNMSNSNTTNTNTNTNTNTNTITIRPSINNENKNNGNIGTSIHGQNNKSSYIPTGSKRQRIGPSCDKCRYKKIKCNAKIDILAHDERIVPLFSQYLHHVFTTNEIKSNLNLLKKFIITNDIISLMKRKITTISLIKHIDKLILFEPCTSCSKRRAAAVEAAATATIIIPSPTTTTTTTTTTNNNSNNSNNVSPSPLTSSTSPPPSSSSSSTSPSPGITTITSNNNNQTPIPPTILESNTDCTTLQHGCVFSKGFTRADINIFSKILTRIKNKTIYEMTITDFKNAGF is encoded by the coding sequence ATGCCTACTAGTATAACAGTGAACAACAGGGATCAAAAATTGCCTCCCTTACTCCTACCTAACCTAGATTTCCATTTCCAAAACCAGGGAGGCTCAATACAACTTCCTATTCATCCGCAATCACAATCACAATCACAATCACAATCACAACCACCTCAGCCTAGTACTGCTGCTATTGGTCCTCCTTTATCTGCTGCACCAGCCTCTTCCTCATCTAATCCTAATGGATTCGTAGGAATAACAGATTCCTTCTTTACAACTGTAGATTCAAGGAAaagatcaaattcaaatgaagaaaaaaatggtttAGATAATCTAGCATTCTTAGCTACAAAAAGACCTAGATTAACTACTTTCCATCCTAATGGGATTGCTAATATAACGCCTCCACCTCCTTCTGCTGTACCATCTTTCCCCtcatataataatcattCTCATTCTCATTCTCATTCTCAACCTCAACCTCAACCTCAACCTCAACCTCAACATCCATATCCTTATCCTCATCCTAATcataatgataacaataacaataatatatcaaCTTTCCCCGTAAATACACACCAATTTCAAGTACCGCCACCTCATAACAACgcaaacaacaacaacaacaacaataataataataatattcaatttattcccttaagagaaaataatggTTTTGGAACTTCTAATATGTCCAATTCCAATACCACAAacacaaacacaaacacaaatacaaacacaaatacaataacaataagaCCTTCaatcaataatgaaaataaaaataacgGGAATATTGGTACGTCTATTCATGgtcaaaataataaatcttcttaTATCCCCACGGGAAGTAAAAGACAAAGAATTGGACCAAGTTGTGATAAATGTCgttataaaaaaattaaatgtaATGCAAAAATTGATATCTTAGCACATGATGAAAGAATTGTACCATTATTTTCACAATATTTACATCATGTTTTTACtacaaatgaaattaaatcaaatttaaatttattgaaaaaattcattataacAAATGATATCATATctttaatgaaaagaaaaattacaacaatCTCGTTGATTAAACATATCGATAAATTGATTCTTTTTGAACCTTGTACTTCATGTTCAAAAAGAAGAGCTGCAGCTGTAGAAGCCGCTGCAACTGCAACTATTATTATCCCTTCTcctactactactactactactactactactactaataataatagtaataatagtaataatgtATCACCATCTCCATTAACTTCATCAACTTCACCACCAccatcatcgtcatcatcatcaacttcACCTTCACCTGgtataacaacaataacgagtaataataataaccaaACTCCTATACCGCCAACAATATTAGAATCTAATACTGATTGTACTACCCTGCAACATGGTTGTGTATTCTCTAAAGGTTTCACAAGAGCtgatattaatatcttttcaaaaatattaactagaattaaaaataaaacaatttaTGAAATGACTATAACAGATTTTAAAAATGCAGGATTCTAG